GATTCAAGCATTGAAGTTGACAGCCAGAAcatctccttcaaaagagGAAGTAGAGGATCTAACCCATGGACTAGCTTGCTGTACGCAAATGTATGAGCGACAATTAAAAACAAAGACTCCTCGTTGCTTACCGGTTCGGCATACGCCTTCATGGTCTCTGCAAGCAGTTCCCGACATAATAATTCAGACGTTTGTTGTTTGCCCATTATACCTATTATCATCATTGCTCTCGCAGATAAAAAGgagttgaagttgaataTGGAATCCAGTATGTATTTCTTGAATTTGGTTTTCCATAAAGATGCTTCGCTCTCGGAACTGTTTTCCATCAACATTATAACGTTCGCGGTAAAGTTTTCCAGAGAATTGACTTTGCTTGTAAAAGAAGTAGCATTCAACGCTGGAGTAAGTCTCCCCTTGTCCTGGCTGAAACCTACTATTGCATTCAATTTCTGATGAGAAAATGTAGttgaaatttcaataaGATTCTTTCGGAACTCTGGACTCAAAGACTCATTGATTGTTAAAGAATGGCAGACATTCATCAATAGTTCATGTAAGGTCAACCTAAACTCAGGAGGTCCCACATCAATCAATAGCGAGATAATGAAAAGGAGCTCTGGAAGAAACATCTGTGCAAGTAGTGGAGCTTCAAAAAATAGAGCAACGGATATCTTGGATAATATTGTTAGCTCCGACCAACTGTGTGAATATATTTCTGCCTTCAGAGAGGGAAGAAATAGTTCCatcattttcatcaactttTTAATCAGTTCACTGGCAACCTCGACTGTAGCAAAACCTGTCAATAGCGTTATCACCTTCGTCCAGTCCTTGTTTTCCGAGTCCCTTTCCATGGCATGATTAATAATTTCGTCAACAAGAACCGACGTAAGTCTGTTATCCAGGGCAAGTTTGAACCAAATTTGCTGCAAGTACATGGCAGTAAACTCGGAATCCTGTAGAGTAAGTCTAATCAAAGTTTGAACAACGTGTGATGCGAGCTCTGGATTATCAGCATTATCGGTAATAAAAAATGTTTGGTAAAGATTAGGTATCCAATAACTCAAACATGTTACGATGGTGGAAATCGCATGGTTTGGCACAATGTGGCTTTCTAAACCGTCAATCATAAACTTCCAGATGTATGGAGTCAACTCTGGAAAGCTTGTTGATAACGCCTCGGTAACCAAAACTAAAAAGGTCGTGGTATTGCTTGGAACGTATATCTCAGCTGACTGATAGAATTTCGTGCCCAAATCAAGCTTAAACGCCTCCTGTGTAGCGACAAGTAAATTGAATGAAATGTTTTTGACAGTATCATCTTCGTTAAACAATCCAACGATAAACACGAGGCACAAGTGGCCTATGATTTCATTCCTATTGTCGAtctgcttttttttcttgtcttGTGTTTGGGAATATGTGATATCAGTGTCATAGAACTCAGTCTCTAGCTTTGATTCCGCATAATAAAACATTTTcacaatttccaaatgttTTGGACTAGAAAATATCAGTCTTGTGTCGTCGTAGAAGTTAACTGTGAACTCATTTTCGTCGCCCGTTACATTTGAGGCAGCAACAGATAATACATCATAAAAGCTGAATACATCATTCAGCATTACGTCAAATTCCTCCCTTGGTTCGTCCAATGTATAAGATCGAGGTTCCTCGTGCAGAACTTGGAATTGCGTGTAGCCgatcttcaaagatatcgGGCAAAAGCACTGTCTTGCTTCATTGTAAATATGAATGTCATGAAGTGAGATTCTTGTGTTTTGTaatgtttccaaaatatcaGTCGATAGGCCCAAACTCTTCAACAGAGATTGGTCACTAGATGTGTTGATAAACTCAAACTGCGTCCCTGTTTGAGAGAAAAGGTTTTCTTTGCCCCTTTGAGCTAGCCAACTTGTCATAAATAGCTCCGTTGGATTCAGGTAATAAACCTTGATGCAGTTTTTCACAGCCACGATGGGTGTTAAACTGAAAAACAATTTGCAGagtttcttgaagttcGAAACATTTATTCTAAAGCCAGTGCAATCCATCAGAATATAGTGTTGGTTTGTCCATAATTTGGCATAAATTTGTAATAGCGAGTACACTACGTTCTCCACGTCGCGTAACTCCGgatcaattctttgaaatgaGATTATTAGAATTGGAACACCCGTTGGAGACATTGATTGATAAACTGGCATCACAGCATGACTTTCGTCTTCTCCAGGAAGCTGTTTAAAGGCGTGACGATTCATATACTCATAAAGTTCTGGGTATCTGTCCATATTTTCCTTGACAAATACAGGTAAATCGTTTGTTAATTCCATAAGTGGAAGTCCTAATTCACCCAGAATATCGTCAATGTCAAGACAAAGAATTTTTAGTTTCTCAAAGGTTTCTGCAGAGTCTACCAGTTTCATGCTCTTCGTTCTAATATTGAGCTCTTGCAGATACAAGAAACGATGCAAAAAATGATAGTCAAAAACAATAGGAGGCCCCTTGAACCGTATTGGAATATATATTTCCACATTAGGCTCGCATAGGTCCACGATAAAGCTGTGTATCTTCTGGGTGTGCTCTTTCAAAACCGAAGCATGCCTTGATAAAATCTcccatttttcaaagttaTCAGAACCATTCGCCATGTTCTGTACAACCTTCGCTAAAGCTATAACCGCCTTTTTACTTGATAGAGGAAGCGTTAAAATAATATTCTCAGATTCAGGCGAAACTAATGCCGGGCCAATAAAGCGTAAAAACACAAACGTCCCCACTGCAATATGAGCATATTCtggaaatttttctttcataGCCACGTACACGGCGTGGGTTATCAGTCTTAGTTCAGGCGGAAAGTATTCCAGTGAGTCGAGAATAGCATTGCTCAGCTTATCCAAGTACCTTAAGAACATCTCGATAGACTGGTTTGACTCTCCTTCAGGTTCTGTTTTTTCAATGTCAAAGTTATCAGACGTATCAACCAGCTCCTGCAGAATTGGCCGTAATAGCTTCACTAAATAATCACATCCCTTGATTCTGGCATACAGAGATAATGCTCTGGTTGCGCAACTATTCCTCCGCAGAACATCCAAGTGCTCATTCGCGCATTCAATCTCATTGAtgatcaattctttgacgaCGACATGACCGGCATTCCGAGTTTCAAAACCATTTACCAGGCCGGCAGCATACGCATCAATTTCAGACGACTTGCACATCAAACTACCCTGAAATGCAATTCTAGGGTGCTCGATCAAAAGTAGAATAAGTTTATCCATCGCTTcaatctgtttcttttctgacATCTCAGTTTTCTGGGGATAATTGGTGACAATATCAATAAATACCTTGAGAAAAGCAATTTTTATGTTCTTATTAGAGGAATATCCCATTGGTAAGGTGAATTTGAAGCTTGCATCAACATTGGAATTTGATAAGTTCGTCAAAGACAGAATCAAGTTTCCGTTGAGTAAATTTATTTTATGTTTCAGAGTAACAGGAAACTTATCAGAACTCGTACTCTTTTCCAGGCCCTTCAGTAGAATGGTAAAATACTTCCCGAAAACAACCGTAGTGGACCTATCCATTTCGTCTTTAGTGTTTGACGACTGTACTTCCAAGGGAACTCCTTCTGTCAAATAGGCAAGCGCCTTTGACGATTCAATGGAAGTATCGATGAAAAGGAAGTCCAtatctcttttcttcagaTCCATTTCACGGTGCGATTTAGATAAATTTTCGAAATCATATGTTCTTGTGATAGTCGATTCAAACCAGTTGATAACCAGTTTCATCCAtttgttcttcattttAAAATGATGTTTCAAGCCTAAGTTCACTTCGCAATGCTGCAGAGCTTTGAACATTTTAGACATTTGGATGATACTTTTATAATATCTTATGGAACTGTCATCAATCTTTTCTACAATTCCTATTAAGTCGTCGATGGAGTTCACTAAATGAGgagaaaagagaataaGGACAtgttcgtcatcgtcacGTAGTAAAatcgttttcaaaataataattATCTGTTCGAGTAAAACAAAGTTAGACTCTTGGTTTGGATCAGAGATGTCTATTTTTTCGAGCATATTAATCTTGATTTTCAGGTTTTCGAAAAGAAGTCCAAACGACATAGGGTGCAGTTCAATACTCAGTAAGTCCCTCGAGTTTTCACGTGTTATTAATTCAGAGTTGTTTAGCCATTCACACTGCTGTTTGATAAACTCGTTTGTACTGACAATCAAATCCTTGCGCATTACCTTTAGTAATGGATAGTCATTCAGTTCCATTAAGCCGGTACAGTCTTTACTCATGATAACACCAGATATTGCAGCTAAAATGCCGGCTATATTTCTGAAATCTGTCAGTTCTCTTTGagaaaaatattttatCTGCGTGTAAGCAGACCACTTTCTGAACAGAACGCTCATCGCATCAAGTAAAATGGAGTCAGGAAATGAGATATACTTTAATATGTTATTCTTCAGCTTCCTCTGGAACGCCACTGAGCCTGATGAAGCATAAGTATCAAGTGACATCACTTTTATAAATTCAATATTGTACAGGCAGGTTTCATCAACATTGTCAACATAGGTCTCATAAAACTGTATGGCTTCATAGAAGTGTTTATATCCTTCCCTTAAGTAAATGGGAACGTTGCCATCATTGCAAAACAATGAAACGAATAAACCACCCCCAACAGTAATAGCAACAATAGGAAAAACTGATGCATCTATCTCAACTATACCATTTTCTATACCTGCGACAATAGCTGAGTTGCTAAGTTCCAACCTTAGTTTCAGGACTTTAACCACAACTCCTAACAGAATTTCTCTTTTAGCATTTGAGATTTTTAAATCAAACAATGTCGCTGCAAATAGCGACACAGTATAACTCGATAGGATATAGAACTCATATAGTTTGTCCTTTTCTATGTCTTCGGTTCCTTGGCTCATGTAATTGACCAAAATATCCATAAATGATTGGGCAGAATTCTGCAGTACTTTATTCTTGTCCATGATGGCAACAAAGATAGGTTTAATAATATTCTTGAAGTCCCTTGAAACCCACTCGGCAGATTTTTGACCCGCATTAGGAAGgatgaaaaatttggtcagtcttttgaaaataCTAAATATGTTCATCATAATGTTTCTTGCATGatcgttttcaagtttgTGGTTCTCTCTCGACGGAGTTCCTGGATTATGAATAGGTTCCTGGAGTTGGCGCAAACTTGCCTTGGTGGAACTAGCGAATTTGGACAGTTTCTCATCAGATAGTCTCCTTGCTGCGTcatttttctgttttggCGACTTAAGAGTTTTAGGCATTGAAGAATGCATGTGTGTAGGGAAATGGTGTGCCAGTGACGTCGGAAGATTGGGCATATCATTTTTGGTTCCTGGAAAACTTGGGCTAaatctatttttttctagGTCCGTAGGAGAGCTCAGTGAAATGAATCTTTTTTGTGGCATACTTGCCGAGCGCCTTTTCGCATTCGGAACAATAAGCTTGTTGATGTCGAATGGGGTGTCTATACTATCATCATCAGGCAAGTTTTTATGGAAATCGGTTGAATTGTCCGCACTTACGATAGACGGCAAAACTTCCTCAACGTCCCAAGATCCTGGAACATTTCTGCCGCTGCCTTTAGATGACGTGGATCGTCTGGTTAACGACCCCGCTGAGCAAACCTCCAAACTCCCAACCTCGGATGATCCAGCTGCGGACTCGTTAATATTGGATAACGATCTTGTTTTGTCAAACTTTTCAAGGATTGATCCATCCAGAATCGAAGACACAATATTAGTCACCTTGTCATCAAAATATGGAAAATCCTTTAGTAAGATATCAGCCACGGTACAGAACAAAGTCTTGAAAAAGTCTGAAGTTTTCTTTGCAAGTTCGATTCTCAGATCATTTTTCTCTAAAAGATGAAAGAAAATCCTGAAACCTTCGGTGTAAATCGATAACTTTTCTAAATTGACTTCGTCTAattccttctccaaatctAAATGTTGCAAGAAGTAAGTTGGATCGAGTTGCAGACCTGCTGCAAAGAATTCTAATTGTAAACACTTCTTGGTTTTCGCGTTTCTTGTCAAACAGTTTTTAATGTGATTGTTAGTTGGGGCGGCCCAATTTCTCCCAACGTCAAAGTTATTGCCCAGTATCTTGTATATTCTTTTCGAGAATACAACACATGGAAATTGTTGGTTATGTAACGAGACGGAGGAAGACATGGTCAGGATAGATAGTAAAGTTTTCAAGGAGTCTATGAAGGCCACATCACATGCCACTTGCGAACCGTTTAAAttttttatcaaaagaGTCAAAAACTTGACTTGTCGCGACTTTTTGGAGCCAGGCAACGTGGTcaactttttcaaactATGTCTAAACTGTTTGATGCTTTGCGATTTTTCCTTATCTCCTCCATTGGTACTACCAGAATGACGCATTGTTTTTGTCTTAACTGTAAAATCTGATAAATCTGATACGTCTGGgatgtttttgaacgagGTGAAATTAATTTCGGGGAACGTGTCTGGGTCCAAAAAAAGCAGGATGGACAAAAACCTCAATACGGTGGAGTATGATAGCAGTTCGTTGCTATGTAGGTTTGTGTAAAGCTCCAGGATGTTGTCTAATGAGTTAATGTTTGAAATCAAGCTGGACACTGGCGTGTCTTCCATGGACAAATACGGAAACACATGGGAGGTCTCTGAAGGCGTTGCGGGCGGCTCATTAAAGAATGACATGGGAGGTTGAAAGGCGGAACTGGCGATATCTCTAGAAATCGACTTTGTTTCACTAATGAAAGATGAAGGTGAAAAGTTGGATGACATAACAGGCGAAACAAGTACTCTATCTTCGATCGAATTGATGGCTGAACTGTGGCCACTGGCGTGTGAAGCTACATGATGTAATGTGCGACTGACATCTCCGCCAACAGGTGTACTTGCCTGGCTTGGGTGGTGGATTGGTTGGTAGGTAGCATTTCCGTTATTACCTGCAGTGGAGCTGGAATGTGGTTGGTTATGAGCAGCCAAGTGTTGTTCCGATGCAAATTCGGTTGTACTTGTTAAGATACCAGAAATGTTAAAATGTGAGTATACGTCGTCAAACATACAGGTTGCCAAGTGCGGTATGGTTTTCACGTAATGCGGTGTAGTCTCGTTATTTATATGCTGTAGTTTTTGTGCCAAATAAATGTACTCTTCCGGCCTTGCCATAATCCAAAACAGTACTGCCTTCCCAGCGTAGTATAAAAGTAATGGATACAATGCGTTTCGTTTCATAGTGGTCGCCATTGATTTTATAGTCTCCAAAAAATGTGCCAGGGTTTTATCTGTCAAAAACATACAGCCGAAGAAGTCCAGGTACCGCACTATTCCAAGTTCCGATGTTGAATTGATATTATTAGCAGAAACGTGAGATACTTTCGAGTTCAAAAATTGGTGGTACTGTTTCGGatttgctgctgctgcaaaCTTCAGTATGTAGTCCACCGTCAAATCGATTTTGGCAGTGTAGTAAGGGAAGTTTTTGTCCTTTAGAAACTTCTGGTAGATGGGAAGAATATTAGTCAACGTTGAGGATCCAGGACCAAACAAACCTGGTGCCATGCCCTTCAAAACGCTAAGAAGTCTAGTATTAAATTTGATGCGTGTACACGTTTCCAATAGCCTGGTAATCAGTGGTGGATCTATAGGTTCTGGTTGAACACTGTGGAAGCTTGGTCTATGCGTGGAAAACCCAACAGCAGAACCCTTaaagaattttttttgcctCGTGTACGTTGGGTCAAACTCCGCAGCACTAGTCCTACTTTCTATGCAATCCCAGTAAAATTCGAGCAAGTCACTTAGCAGTCGTACAACCACCAGGATCGAATGCATCGAGTCCTCATTCAATTTGTTAGAGGTAATTGGCTCATCTTGTAGGATATAATCTATCAAATCTAGACTGTTCTTCACAACCGGGTTCAAGTTTCTGTGTACTGTTATGTTGAACGCAACAGATCTGCAGGACAAGTAGAATGTTCCGTTTTCTACCTCTTGATAGTTATGGGACGAAGATTCTATCGGCAGCAGGGGTAAAAttttgctgaaaaataGGTGTCGTGCTAACGAATTGATCATGAAATTGTTCGAATCATTTTTTGGGTCTTCAATAGTATTCTCACTCATTTTAAACGGATTGCAAGCTTGTTGGAAGAACACAATTTGGAGCTagtttgtttgtttgttttctAATGTGGTTAGCAGATACACTGATTACACGCACTTCTATTCAAGTAACTTTAAATAGTTAAGAATGGGGAAGGGGCGGAggtgaaaaataaaaccCTCTGGAGAAAGAGTCGGTAAGCAGCAAGAAGCACTTGCAGAAGCCTGAACTCAACTGTACTATCCCGTCAAGCCACTCCAAAAGTAAagatcttttcaaaagattcTAAATGATAAAGTGTGGGGAAAGGGGATATGCTGAGGtgaggggggggggaaaCGAGTAACTTTCGGTCGTCTCCCAGAAAACAGTTAAAGAATAgatacaacaacaaaacaactTCCCGGTGAGGAAGGATaattgttcaaaagatttggTTCACCTTAGTACCTTCCTTGTCTGCTGCTGTATCTTTCTCCGAACTGGACAACacttgttgctgctgtaaCTGAGATTAAtttaaaaaataaatcaaaaataaaaaacgTGATCTGATGACAATGTTGTTATATAACGTCAAGAATGCATCTCTCAAGGATGACTGAGATTGTTTCACCTGAGCCCAGTGGGAGAGTGCGGTAGTGGTATAAGAGGCAGTGCTTTGTGCAACTCTTTCTTCGCTGCCTCCCTGCTTTTTGTTCGGTGATTTTATACATAATTTTTACTTGGTTTGTTTCACAGCTGTATGCTGAAATTGTTCATGCTTGCACCGTCGTTAAGCTTCTGCTTTCTTTGGTATTTGCGCTGTTGCTGTAGTAGCGGTGGCTCTTGGCTTTCGTTAaaattgtttctttggaacAAAAAGTAGCAGATCTTTTTGGCTTCGTGGTAGTTTATGTTCTCGTATCCTAAACTGCGCATCAACCCGTTGAAGTGCGAGAGAGTCATGTATCGTGAGTTTGTTATGCACGGTGCCGGTAGGACAATGAACAAGTAGCTGTGGTGGTTGTTCCCTTCTGTGGGGACCCCGCTTGTGTAGTCCTTCAGGAAACATGCAAACCGCTTGCACATCTGACCTCTGTCCTTCGGCGTGGGGACAAAATTCAACACTAATGAACAAGATATTAGGTCAAACTTGTCCGCGGAATTTTCGGGTATGGGTCGCTCCATGAAATCTTGCCGAAGGATGCCTTTCGCATCGTTCGAGTTGTTCAAATCTATTCTGGTgacatctttgaagatcCCACTCACAGAAATCTGGTTGTCTTTACTCAGTGAACCAATCTCTAAAGCGGTCAGGTTGTCTGCCGACTGTTTGCCACCGGCAATCAGGTCCTTCAACCATTTAACCAGTATCTTAGAAGAATCCCCCCCTCTGCGAGTGTCCTGTCCCATTTTGCTAGCCAGTTGATAGTTGGCAAGACTTCCGTCAGCCTCCATTTCCCTTGTAATGTAGCCTAGACATCTTTGCAAAAGACGGGAATCGTCTCTGtgcttgttcaattgaacgagCATGGTTTCCATCTCATCGtcaaatttcttcaaatcatcACCCCTCAAACCCCAACCTTCCTGAAAGCCAGCAGCAAAAGCTCCCTTGGCACCGCTGCTTGAAGCATCGCCAATCTTCAATATCTGTCGTATATACTTGGCTCGCTGGTTAATAAAATGGTACCGCCGTATGATCTTCCTTGTCAACTGCGGCTTGATCGTGGGGCCCTTCGCTGGACCTACAGTTTTCCCCGTAATGGACTTCCTAGACCTTCGAAGCATTACACAAAGCAGGGGGGAGCTAGTCAGATGTACCGTGTTGCGGTAAGCTTCACGTCCCCATCATTATTCCCCATCTAACGTAGTAGTAGTTCCACATGAAAAATTATTTATAGTGAGatggaaaaattttcgatgagatgagatgagttgcgatgagatgagatgaagGTGCAATTGACAAAGAAGTACCAACAATGTCTAGGAATGATAAGAGCGTAGAGGTTAAGGCCAcagatttgaaatggaAGAAAGTCGATGTTCCAGACACACTGGATGATTTCGATGGCTTCTATGGACTCGAAGAGCTCGATGGTGTGAATGTGAAGGTTGTAGATGGTAAAGTGACATTTACCGTTAGTGAGCAAGCAACTGGGGAAACTGAACAGGATCAAAGTACGGCAGCCATTCCCAATGACGATGCTGAAGTCGACAGTAGTGATGAGCTTATTGAATTCAAGAATTTTGACGATATCAAAGAGGGTGAATTAAGCGTTGCCTCAAGCGATTCAGAGGAGGGTGATGAGGTCTCTGATGACGCCGGTGCAGATGCTGACGCTGATGAATTGACGTCCAATGTGTTCAACGCCAATGTCAATTTTAGTGAGGTAGAGGTTGAGCTGCCAGACTGGCAGGCGTTAGGTGACTTTTCCATGACCACACTGCAAGGGCTGTCTAAACTCGGGTACACCAAGCCTACCGAGATCCAGTCAAAAACAATCCCTTTGGCTCTTGAAGGCCACGATATAATGGGCAAGGCCTCTACGGGTTCTGGTAAAACGTTGGCTTATGGTATTCCGATTCTGGAAAATCTCATCAAGGGTAAGGATTCAGCAAGGCCCGTGGCCCTGATCTTCACGCCGACTAGAGAGTTGGCTTCACAAGTGACCTCGCACTTGACGAACTTGGGGGAATCGATCTTTACAGGGAGGAACAAGTTTGCTATAATGTCTCTTACGGGCGGTCTTTCTATCCAAAAACAGGAGAGAGTACTGAAATACGACGGTAGTGGTCAAATCATCATTGCGACACCGGGTCGTTTCCTAGAGcttttggagaagaggagTGATTTGGTAGCACGTTTTGCTCAGATTGAGACTTTGGTGCTAGACGAGGCGGACCGGCTGTTACAAGACGGGCATTTTGATGAATTCACCAAGATCTTGAAATTACTGAGTCAGGCAAGACGTGAAAAGGAGGGGAAGAGGTCACACTGGCAAACGCTTATTTTCTCGGCCACTTTTTCCCTGGACCTGTTTAACAAACTAGCGTCGAATGGGCAAGGCCACACGTTGAAGGAATCTGATAACGAGTTGGAAGAAGtcttgaaacagttgatGACAAAGAtccatttcaaagagaGGCCTACGATTATCGATGCGAACCCATTCGACAAAGTGAACATGCAAGTCAAGGAGGCGCTCATTGAGTGTGCCCCCTTGGAGCGTGACCTGTACGTTTACTATTTCATATCGATGTTCCCCGGTACCACGTTGATTTTCTGTAATGCCATTGACTCTGTGAAGAAGTTGACCTCGTTCCTGAATTTCTTGCGTATCCCATCGTTCCAGATCCATTCCTCCATGTCTCAAAAGAACCGTTTGAGcaatttggagaagtatGAGAAAAAGGCTcagttcaacaagacacTGCATAAACCCACTGTGTTGATTGCATCCGATGTGGCCGCTAGAGGGCTCGACATACCGGGGATCCAGCATGTGATCCATTACCACCTGCCCCGCACGGCTGACGTCTACATCCACAGGTCTGGGAGAACTGCGCGTGGTCAAAGCGAGGGTGTATCCGTGATGATCTGCTCGCCGCAAGAGGCTATGGGTCCCCTGCGTAAACTGCGTAAAGTGTTGAGCAGTGGTTCCGAGTCGCAGCGGCGTCAAAAGAGGGGGCGAGGTCTGAAATGGCAAAAGGATGTGTCGCTTTTGCCTATCGAGGTCGACATTGTGAGGCAACTGAAAGGCCGGAGCCAACTTGCCGCGGAGCTGGCGAACCACGATGTATCGTCCACGTCCCTAAACAAAGACGAGAACTGGTTGAAGAAAGCTGCTGATGACCTTGGGATTGACGTTGATTCTGATGACGAGAAGAAGGATGTGTACCTGGCTAAGAACAGGAACCggaaactgaacaagactTTGGGGAAGGATGAGTACAAGATGAGAAAGTTGGAGTTGAACAGCATGTTGGACCAACCGGTGCGTAAGGACATGAGGAAGAAGTATCTGACTGGTGGGTTGACCAATCTTGCCGATGAACTCGTCAAGAAACGTGGTCACGGGTCTATCATTGGGCAAAGCGATACGGATGCGTTGGAgactttgaaaaggaggaagggcaagaagtagtagtagtacaCTAGACGATCTAAATAGCAGTAGATATATACTTGCAATCGTATAGATAGGTGCGCGTGTATGTGTGAAAAATAAATCTGTATAAAACATATGTTAGATTAATGCACTGTTAGTGGTGTCCACTTAGATGAAGTCGTAGTCTGACTCTGCGTCCTCGTCGTAGTACTCGTCGTCTGAGTCCTCCTGCAGTTGTTCGAAGTTGACTTTGTAACGCAGGATGGCACCGATCCCACCGAACCCAGTGACGAACTGGGACCCCTCCGAGGATCTGTCTGTGACGAACTCCAAAGTGGCCCCGAAGTTCTTGTAGTTTTCCGCGATCCATTCCACGAGTGGTTGTTCTGAGACGAGGTCCATTTCTTTCCCCGTTGCCTTGTCGATTGCGTACGACTTCTCGACGTCCTTTGCATCTGGTTTAACAAACTTCAATACTTCTTTATCCTCTGAGTCCTTGTACACGTACCGCATCGTAGCCAAGTTTTCGAACACGATGAGCGTTTCGACGGAGCCCAAATCC
The sequence above is a segment of the Huiozyma naganishii CBS 8797 chromosome 11, complete genome genome. Coding sequences within it:
- the IRA1 gene encoding GTPase-activating protein IRA1 (similar to Saccharomyces cerevisiae IRA1 (YBR140C) and IRA2 (YOL081W); ancestral locus Anc_3.124); this encodes MSENTIEDPKNDSNNFMINSLARHLFFSKILPLLPIESSSHNYQEVENGTFYLSCRSVAFNITVHRNLNPVVKNSLDLIDYILQDEPITSNKLNEDSMHSILVVVRLLSDLLEFYWDCIESRTSAAEFDPTYTRQKKFFKGSAVGFSTHRPSFHSVQPEPIDPPLITRLLETCTRIKFNTRLLSVLKGMAPGLFGPGSSTLTNILPIYQKFLKDKNFPYYTAKIDLTVDYILKFAAAANPKQYHQFLNSKVSHVSANNINSTSELGIVRYLDFFGCMFLTDKTLAHFLETIKSMATTMKRNALYPLLLYYAGKAVLFWIMARPEEYIYLAQKLQHINNETTPHYVKTIPHLATCMFDDVYSHFNISGILTSTTEFASEQHLAAHNQPHSSSTAGNNGNATYQPIHHPSQASTPVGGDVSRTLHHVASHASGHSSAINSIEDRVLVSPVMSSNFSPSSFISETKSISRDIASSAFQPPMSFFNEPPATPSETSHVFPYLSMEDTPVSSLISNINSLDNILELYTNLHSNELLSYSTVLRFLSILLFLDPDTFPEINFTSFKNIPDVSDLSDFTVKTKTMRHSGSTNGGDKEKSQSIKQFRHSLKKLTTLPGSKKSRQVKFLTLLIKNLNGSQVACDVAFIDSLKTLLSILTMSSSVSLHNQQFPCVVFSKRIYKILGNNFDVGRNWAAPTNNHIKNCLTRNAKTKKCLQLEFFAAGLQLDPTYFLQHLDLEKELDEVNLEKLSIYTEGFRIFFHLLEKNDLRIELAKKTSDFFKTLFCTVADILLKDFPYFDDKVTNIVSSILDGSILEKFDKTRSLSNINESAAGSSEVGSLEVCSAGSLTRRSTSSKGSGRNVPGSWDVEEVLPSIVSADNSTDFHKNLPDDDSIDTPFDINKLIVPNAKRRSASMPQKRFISLSSPTDLEKNRFSPSFPGTKNDMPNLPTSLAHHFPTHMHSSMPKTLKSPKQKNDAARRLSDEKLSKFASSTKASLRQLQEPIHNPGTPSRENHKLENDHARNIMMNIFSIFKRLTKFFILPNAGQKSAEWVSRDFKNIIKPIFVAIMDKNKVLQNSAQSFMDILVNYMSQGTEDIEKDKLYEFYILSSYTVSLFAATLFDLKISNAKREILLGVVVKVLKLRLELSNSAIVAGIENGIVEIDASVFPIVAITVGGGLFVSLFCNDGNVPIYLREGYKHFYEAIQFYETYVDNVDETCLYNIEFIKVMSLDTYASSGSVAFQRKLKNNILKYISFPDSILLDAMSVLFRKWSAYTQIKYFSQRELTDFRNIAGILAAISGVIMSKDCTGLMELNDYPLLKVMRKDLIVSTNEFIKQQCEWLNNSELITRENSRDLLSIELHPMSFGLLFENLKIKINMLEKIDISDPNQESNFVLLEQIIIILKTILLRDDDEHVLILFSPHLVNSIDDLIGIVEKIDDSSIRYYKSIIQMSKMFKALQHCEVNLGLKHHFKMKNKWMKLVINWFESTITRTYDFENLSKSHREMDLKKRDMDFLFIDTSIESSKALAYLTEGVPLEVQSSNTKDEMDRSTTVVFGKYFTILLKGLEKSTSSDKFPVTLKHKINLLNGNLILSLTNLSNSNVDASFKFTLPMGYSSNKNIKIAFLKVFIDIVTNYPQKTEMSEKKQIEAMDKLILLLIEHPRIAFQGSLMCKSSEIDAYAAGLVNGFETRNAGHVVVKELIINEIECANEHLDVLRRNSCATRALSLYARIKGCDYLVKLLRPILQELVDTSDNFDIEKTEPEGESNQSIEMFLRYLDKLSNAILDSLEYFPPELRLITHAVYVAMKEKFPEYAHIAVGTFVFLRFIGPALVSPESENIILTLPLSSKKAVIALAKVVQNMANGSDNFEKWEILSRHASVLKEHTQKIHSFIVDLCEPNVEIYIPIRFKGPPIVFDYHFLHRFLYLQELNIRTKSMKLVDSAETFEKLKILCLDIDDILGELGLPLMELTNDLPVFVKENMDRYPELYEYMNRHAFKQLPGEDESHAVMPVYQSMSPTGVPILIISFQRIDPELRDVENVVYSLLQIYAKLWTNQHYILMDCTGFRINVSNFKKLCKLFFSLTPIVAVKNCIKVYYLNPTELFMTSWLAQRGKENLFSQTGTQFEFINTSSDQSLLKSLGLSTDILETLQNTRISLHDIHIYNEARQCFCPISLKIGYTQFQVLHEEPRSYTLDEPREEFDVMLNDVFSFYDVLSVAASNVTGDENEFTVNFYDDTRLIFSSPKHLEIVKMFYYAESKLETEFYDTDITYSQTQDKKKKQIDNRNEIIGHLCLVFIVGLFNEDDTVKNISFNLLVATQEAFKLDLGTKFYQSAEIYVPSNTTTFLVLVTEALSTSFPELTPYIWKFMIDGLESHIVPNHAISTIVTCLSYWIPNLYQTFFITDNADNPELASHVVQTLIRLTLQDSEFTAMYLQQIWFKLALDNRLTSVLVDEIINHAMERDSENKDWTKVITLLTGFATVEVASELIKKLMKMMELFLPSLKAEIYSHSWSELTILSKISVALFFEAPLLAQMFLPELLFIISLLIDVGPPEFRLTLHELLMNVCHSLTINESLSPEFRKNLIEISTTFSHQKLNAIVGFSQDKGRLTPALNATSFTSKVNSLENFTANVIMLMENSSESEASLWKTKFKKYILDSIFNFNSFLSARAMMIIGIMGKQQTSELLCRELLAETMKAYAEPVSNEESLFLIVAHTFAYSKLVHGLDPLLPLLKEMFWLSTSMLESPYPIEFEGALIFMTNCLNKLYPIHFLDDSNKKNLPSVLMNSRGFAREQLKEIETYHGSQWSTDNFPHIVTSFIIRGMSIPVVKGTALECLRSLFSNAYKEHDRNEENRHHLVYLFLLYLLYASESFEEMLHELKLDSDMVELDATHKVPKTLLDWVSADKDCPNICLYQSALLFDSSMSDEPCKYRFTLVVRYLLQRNPICAFRIYSTMRVELRRISNLEQTSESVLISFDIINLLLSHGEFEELVEFGRETEARVAARGLKLSVAFESCEVYYTHTAAPKNEDAELIYNRKRLMTMILARMTRYTTA